A segment of the Lycium ferocissimum isolate CSIRO_LF1 chromosome 5, AGI_CSIRO_Lferr_CH_V1, whole genome shotgun sequence genome:
TGAAGCCAAAAAGTTTGAATATGAACCGCCTGCATTTTATTGTAGTAATGGTTCGATTCACTTAATTTCACATCAAATGTCACAAGAGTTAAGAAATTTGTATTTGGAAAACACTGAGGAATCAAAGGAATTTCGAACTTACATTAGAACAAACAATAATATATTCTCCTTCACATTACTCGGAGTAACTTATGataaaaatttggcaaaatgaAGTAATGGAGTTTATACCTTTAAAGTCCAAGGATAAATGTACCATTTTATTAATGATTTGGTACCAACTAATCAAAAAGCTAAGAACTTATAATTGTATTTCTTTAATAGTGAAAACGAATTGCGGAATCGAATGGCATGCTCAAACAAGCTTAATGAAAAAATAGTGCAATCTTTGATGGACATCTTAAAATCTTACAATCCCTACTCTAAGTTTTTGAAGTCTTTAATAAACATTTCCCAACTGTCTGGTTTCTACATTGCCCTTAGATGTGTTGGTCTAGATCAACGAATCTACAAATTACCAACAGTTTCAGAAGTTGCTGGGATATGGGTAGaagatgataataataattgtgTGTTCGTGCCGCATATTCGCATATACACAGAAAGTAATAGAAGTCAAATAGTAAATTACTATTACATTTGTTGTGATTCATTAAAATATCCATTACTATTCCCTTATGGTCAAAATGGATGGCACTGcggtattaaaaaaataaaaccttCAACTGTCTGACCCAACAACTTAATGTATTGTGAACACGAAGAATTGCCCAGTGTAAGGAATATGTGTTCAATAGATGGTTTTCTTGATATGGAAGCTAAAGACATGCAAAAAGGAAAACGCAAAAGAAATATTGTTTCTTGCCGTGAGTATTATTGTTACAAACTGCAAATAAGAgatgatgaaaatataattttgcaTTCTGGAAGATCATTTCAACAATACACAGTGGATGAATGGATTAAAATTGAAAGCCAACGATTAGATTTTGCTTCGTTTAATCGAGATTTATTTAGAATAGATATGTTAGGAGGACTCTTAGATATGTTACATCATGAAGAAAGAGAAGCTTCACAAATAGGTAGAAATAGATATCTTCCTCATAGCTTTATGGGAGGTCCAAGAGACATGCGCCGCCGATATATGGATGCTATTGCATTGGTGCAATGTTTTGGAAAACCTGATATATTTTTGACTATGACATGTAATCCTACATGGCCTGAAATAAAAGTTAATATCCTACGAACAGATGAAGTACATAATAGACCGGATCTAGTTAGCCAAATATTTCATGCAAAATTAGAAGAGTTAAAAAAagacatcttaaggagaaatatatTTGGTAAAGCTGCGTCATTTATGTATACTGTAGAATTCCAAAAAAGGGGACTTCCGTGTGCTCATTTTCTCATTATATTAGAGGAGAAATACAAGTTATTGACTCCTGAagaatatgaaaaatatgttTGTGCTGAATTACCAGATCCTGATACCAACCCTGAATTATATGCACTTGTTACAAAACATATGATTCATGGTCCTTGTGGTGTGTTAAATCCAACAAGTATGTGTACTAGAAAGAAAGGATACTGCAAGTTTAAATATCCAAGAGAGTTTGCTGAACAAACAAGCAAGGGAAAAAATTCATATCCAATTTATAGAAGACGAAACACCAGAAAAAGTGTAAAAATTAGAGTACATCTAATTGATAATTCATGGGTTGTTCCTTATAATCCATCTTTACTTTGTAAATTTAGCTG
Coding sequences within it:
- the LOC132057652 gene encoding uncharacterized protein LOC132057652 encodes the protein MCSIDGFLDMEAKDMQKGKRKRNIVSCREYYCYKLQIRDDENIILHSGRSFQQYTVDEWIKIESQRLDFASFNRDLFRIDMLGGLLDMLHHEEREASQIGRNRYLPHSFMGGPRDMRRRYMDAIALVQCFGKPDIFLTMTCNPTWPEIKVNILRTDEVHNRPDLVSQIFHAKLEELKKDILRRNIFGKAASFMYTVEFQKRGLPCAHFLIILEEKYKLLTPEEYEKYVCAELPDPDTNPELYALVTKHMIHGPCGVLNPTSMCTRKKGYCKFKYPREFAEQTSKGKNSYPIYRRRNTRKSVKIRVHLIDNSWVVPYNPSLLCKFSCHINVEICSDIKVIKYIYKYICKGPDKTP